One window of Clostridiales bacterium genomic DNA carries:
- the hisH gene encoding imidazole glycerol phosphate synthase subunit HisH, whose protein sequence is MGNLRSVLKGFEHAGVAGVFVTGDPAEVSSAHGIVLPGVGAFRDAAANLRASGVWELIAERVAAGTPFLGICLGMQLLADVGLEDGEHEGLGIVPGRCERLPGGVKVPHIGWNTVSYPRESRLFEGIAEASAFYFVHSYHVVPEDTSCIIGASVYGIPFAAAVGSGGTYAVQFHPEKSSAAGLAVLANFGRIVLEGA, encoded by the coding sequence ATGGGAAATCTTCGCAGTGTGCTAAAGGGCTTCGAGCACGCTGGAGTTGCTGGCGTCTTTGTCACCGGCGATCCGGCCGAGGTCTCCTCGGCCCACGGAATCGTGTTGCCGGGTGTGGGCGCGTTTCGTGACGCGGCGGCGAACCTTCGCGCCTCTGGAGTGTGGGAACTCATTGCCGAGCGGGTGGCGGCGGGCACGCCGTTTTTGGGGATCTGCCTGGGGATGCAGCTTCTCGCAGATGTGGGCCTCGAAGATGGCGAGCACGAAGGTCTCGGAATCGTGCCGGGACGCTGCGAACGGTTGCCAGGCGGTGTGAAGGTGCCGCACATCGGATGGAACACGGTGAGCTACCCGCGTGAAAGCCGATTGTTCGAGGGGATCGCCGAGGCGAGCGCGTTTTACTTCGTGCACTCATACCACGTCGTTCCGGAAGATACTTCCTGTATTATCGGAGCGAGCGTATACGGAATTCCGTTTGCGGCGGCCGTGGGTTCCGGTGGCACGTATGCGGTGCAGTTCCACCCGGAGAAGTCCTCCGCGGCGGGGCTCGCCGTACTCGCGAATTTTGGCCGGATCGTCTTGGAGGGTGCGTGA
- the hisB gene encoding imidazoleglycerol-phosphate dehydratase HisB has product MTPRTGSITRTTKETGVTVALDIDTPGASSVDTGVPFFDHMLDALGRHGLMTLSVEAAGDLAVDAHHTVEDVGICLGAALAKALGDKAGIRRYGSAAIPMDEALVLAAIDISGRGGLTYDVELPIEFIGTFETSLAREFLAAFAANAGLTLHVHKLAGDNAHHIVEAAFKAVARALADAVEVDPRIGGTVPSTKGAL; this is encoded by the coding sequence ATGACGCCAAGGACAGGCTCGATCACACGCACGACCAAAGAGACCGGCGTCACCGTCGCGCTCGACATCGACACGCCCGGCGCATCGAGCGTCGATACGGGCGTGCCGTTCTTCGACCACATGCTCGACGCGCTTGGGCGCCACGGTCTCATGACGCTCTCTGTCGAGGCGGCAGGAGATCTGGCGGTCGACGCGCATCACACCGTGGAAGACGTGGGGATCTGTCTTGGTGCCGCTCTCGCCAAGGCGCTCGGAGACAAGGCGGGTATCCGGCGCTACGGCTCGGCGGCCATCCCAATGGACGAGGCGCTCGTGCTCGCGGCGATTGACATCTCCGGGAGAGGAGGACTCACCTACGACGTCGAGCTGCCGATCGAGTTCATCGGCACGTTTGAGACCTCGCTCGCTCGCGAGTTCTTGGCCGCGTTCGCCGCCAACGCGGGCCTTACGCTGCACGTTCACAAGCTCGCGGGAGACAACGCGCACCACATCGTGGAGGCGGCGTTCAAAGCGGTCGCGCGCGCGCTTGCTGATGCCGTCGAGGTGGATCCGCGCATCGGCGGCACGGTGCCCTCGACCAAAGGGGCGCTGTGA
- the hisC gene encoding histidinol-phosphate transaminase translates to MRPARPELEHLVPYDAKDIKVDVSLAANEHPSNLPGEIIEKLSARLKEFPFNRYPDPMASRLRELIAEANGLEPANVLVGNGGDELIFDLLLAWGGPGRTLLDMPPTFTMYGIDAQVTGTNLVRVPRTPEFALDADTILARLAPGDIDVVMIAHPNNPTGNIAPETVLIDILNATDALVLVDEAYFEFSRHTMRPHMERHPNLVILRTFSKAFSLAGLRVGYLLAHEDVIRELTKVRQPYSVDAFAQWVAATVFRERVVFQQSIRDLMRGRDTLMHGLTAFEEVTVFPSEANFVLFRVEHASAVWRDLLHNHSVLIRDFSRTPGLEGCLRVTVGSDTENERFIEAVAEILAGRRASAILGSGAHVRHGMVGELGSR, encoded by the coding sequence ATCCGACCGGCCAGGCCGGAGCTTGAGCACCTGGTCCCGTACGACGCCAAGGACATCAAGGTCGACGTGTCGCTTGCCGCCAACGAGCATCCGTCGAACCTGCCGGGCGAGATCATCGAGAAGCTCTCGGCGCGCCTCAAAGAGTTTCCCTTCAACCGCTACCCCGATCCGATGGCGAGCAGGTTGCGCGAGCTCATCGCCGAGGCCAACGGTCTCGAGCCCGCAAACGTGCTCGTGGGCAACGGTGGAGACGAGCTCATCTTCGACCTTCTGCTCGCGTGGGGAGGGCCCGGCCGCACGCTGCTCGATATGCCGCCCACCTTCACCATGTACGGTATCGACGCCCAGGTCACGGGTACGAACCTTGTTCGTGTCCCGCGCACGCCGGAGTTCGCCCTTGACGCGGACACGATCCTTGCGCGCCTTGCCCCAGGTGACATCGACGTTGTGATGATCGCGCACCCCAACAACCCCACGGGCAACATCGCGCCGGAGACCGTGCTCATCGACATCTTGAACGCGACCGACGCTCTCGTGCTCGTCGACGAGGCGTACTTCGAGTTCAGCCGTCACACGATGCGCCCGCACATGGAGCGTCACCCCAACCTCGTCATTTTGCGTACGTTTTCCAAGGCGTTTTCGCTCGCGGGCCTGCGCGTCGGGTACCTGCTCGCGCACGAGGACGTGATCCGCGAGCTCACCAAGGTGCGCCAGCCGTACTCGGTCGACGCGTTCGCCCAGTGGGTGGCGGCGACGGTCTTTCGCGAGCGGGTCGTCTTCCAGCAATCTATCCGCGACCTGATGCGGGGCCGCGACACGCTCATGCACGGGCTCACGGCGTTCGAGGAGGTCACGGTCTTTCCCTCCGAGGCAAACTTCGTGCTGTTCAGGGTCGAGCACGCCTCGGCGGTCTGGCGGGACCTGCTGCACAACCACTCTGTGCTTATCCGCGACTTCTCGCGTACGCCGGGACTTGAGGGTTGCCTCCGCGTGACGGTGGGAAGCGACACGGAAAACGAGCGATTCATAGAGGCGGTTGCCGAGATTCTCGCCGGGAGGCGCGCCTCGGCGATCTTAGGGAGCGGCGCGCACGTGCGCCACGGAATGGTAGGGGAGTTGGGCTCAAGATGA
- the hisD gene encoding histidinol dehydrogenase, whose translation MLRTIILERGKRLAESDIVRSGGLDAEVLGVAARIVEAVRERGEAAVREYTEKFDGAVLDTLLVTPEEIDAAVAMVGREFLDAISFAAGAIAEYHERQVPHSWFTTQEGGIFLGQKVTPLRRVGCYVPGGRACYPSSVLMTAIPARVAGVDQVVMVVPPAPDGTVNPYTLAAAAEAGVDEIYKVGGAQAVAALAFGTESIPRVDKIVGPGNAYVTAAKKLVMGDVGIDMLAGPSEICVLADDTALPAFVAIDLMAQAEHDPRAATYLVTTEPDLPAQVEEALAVLLADSPRREVTERALRDNGLVVVCPDIVAALDTVDLIAPEHLEIQMAEAFELLGSVRNAGAIFLGHFTPETIGDYVAGPSHVLPTGGTARFSSPLGVEDFVKKSSVLSYSYEALALDGPTAALIADAEGLDAHARAVRLRLAAMREIAEEG comes from the coding sequence ATGTTGCGAACCATAATCCTTGAACGCGGAAAGCGCCTTGCGGAGTCAGATATCGTGCGCTCCGGGGGTCTGGACGCCGAGGTTCTTGGCGTGGCGGCCAGGATCGTCGAGGCGGTCCGTGAGCGCGGCGAGGCGGCTGTGCGAGAGTACACCGAGAAGTTCGACGGCGCCGTCCTCGATACCCTGCTCGTGACACCTGAGGAGATCGACGCCGCCGTCGCAATGGTGGGCCGCGAGTTCCTCGACGCGATCTCGTTTGCGGCGGGCGCGATAGCCGAGTATCACGAGCGCCAGGTCCCGCACTCGTGGTTCACCACACAGGAGGGCGGCATCTTCCTCGGCCAGAAGGTCACGCCCCTTCGACGCGTGGGATGCTACGTACCCGGAGGCCGCGCGTGCTACCCGTCGAGCGTGCTCATGACGGCGATCCCTGCTCGTGTGGCGGGGGTGGACCAGGTTGTGATGGTCGTGCCGCCGGCACCGGACGGCACCGTCAATCCCTACACGCTCGCGGCGGCCGCGGAGGCCGGGGTGGACGAGATCTACAAAGTTGGCGGCGCGCAGGCGGTGGCGGCGCTTGCCTTTGGCACCGAGTCGATCCCGCGGGTCGACAAGATCGTCGGGCCGGGAAACGCCTACGTGACCGCTGCCAAGAAGCTGGTTATGGGAGACGTGGGAATCGACATGCTCGCTGGTCCTAGCGAGATCTGCGTGCTCGCCGACGACACCGCGCTCCCGGCGTTTGTCGCCATCGACCTCATGGCGCAGGCCGAGCACGACCCGCGTGCGGCGACCTACCTCGTCACCACGGAGCCTGACCTTCCCGCGCAAGTCGAAGAGGCGCTCGCCGTGCTGCTCGCCGACTCCCCGCGTCGGGAGGTGACCGAGCGCGCGCTTCGTGACAACGGGCTCGTCGTGGTGTGCCCCGACATCGTGGCGGCGCTCGACACCGTCGACCTGATCGCCCCCGAGCACCTCGAGATCCAGATGGCCGAGGCGTTTGAACTTCTCGGCTCGGTGCGAAACGCCGGCGCGATCTTTCTTGGCCACTTCACGCCTGAGACGATCGGCGACTACGTGGCCGGACCCAGTCACGTGCTTCCTACCGGCGGCACCGCGCGCTTCTCGAGCCCGCTTGGCGTAGAGGACTTTGTCAAGAAATCCTCAGTGCTTTCGTACTCGTACGAAGCGCTTGCGCTCGACGGCCCCACCGCGGCGCTCATCGCCGACGCCGAGGGCCTCGACGCCCACGCTCGCGCGGTGCGCCTCAGGCTTGCCGCGATGCGCGAGATCGCCGAGGAGGGGTAG
- a CDS encoding ATP phosphoribosyltransferase produces MCFAVPKGALFDDSLRVLRSAGVDVGRLAEAGRQLIVTAGEIEFVIAKPTDIPAYVAYGGVDVGIVGKDTLVEAGLALVEMLDLGFGECRFVVAEPCDSEAEVARHYRHLGVIRVATKYPRITERHFAAKGVQVEIVKLHGNIEIAPLIGLADQIVDITATGTTLRENNLRIVEDVLPSTARFVANPASLRTDSARITDLAERLAAVGLE; encoded by the coding sequence ATGTGCTTCGCCGTCCCCAAGGGTGCGCTCTTCGACGATTCGCTCCGCGTGCTGAGATCTGCGGGTGTCGACGTCGGGCGGCTTGCCGAAGCGGGCCGCCAGCTCATCGTGACGGCGGGCGAGATCGAGTTCGTGATCGCGAAACCCACCGACATCCCGGCCTACGTCGCCTATGGCGGGGTCGACGTCGGGATCGTTGGCAAGGACACGCTCGTTGAAGCCGGTCTCGCGCTCGTCGAGATGCTCGATCTGGGCTTCGGCGAGTGCAGGTTCGTTGTCGCGGAGCCGTGCGATTCGGAAGCTGAGGTTGCCAGACACTACCGTCACCTCGGCGTCATCCGAGTCGCGACCAAATACCCGCGCATCACCGAGCGGCACTTCGCCGCGAAGGGTGTGCAGGTAGAGATCGTCAAGCTTCACGGCAACATCGAGATCGCACCGCTGATCGGGCTCGCCGATCAGATCGTCGACATCACCGCCACCGGCACGACCCTGCGCGAGAACAACCTGCGTATCGTCGAAGACGTGCTTCCTTCGACCGCGCGCTTTGTCGCCAACCCCGCGAGTCTGCGCACCGATTCCGCCCGGATCACCGATCTGGCCGAGCGTCTCGCCGCCGTGGGGCTAGAATAG
- the hisZ gene encoding ATP phosphoribosyltransferase regulatory subunit — protein MQPITPRGFRDVLPQEAAERAVIADTLSGVFDAWSYGRVETPVAEEYEVLAAGTGSSLEGRAFRLFDTDGVLLSLRPEMTVPIARLVSSRLRDTPGPHRLSYVADVFREHVSLRGQARQFTQAGVELVGAAGPAADAEVLTMLAESLDATGALRYTIALGTVAVLRALLEASGGDAQWRSAVLAAAHERNLVEIERLAVSGGIEPAVAEAIRTVPRIRGGMEAIERCRAVAGECGCTEALDELGTLWELLESTGAAARVTVDFGVMRSFDYYTGVVFEVLAPGLGLAIGGGGRYDAVLSVYGTPAPAAGFALGIERLHIALAEQGVSIPVRGLDTLVCGTVPAEVFAAAARLRATGLRVRIAPGMSAPDAVCAARAAGAREVVLAEGGEIVRLDADADADADADADGDGACAEVLPAPASTPAPGGGAR, from the coding sequence GTGCAGCCAATCACACCACGGGGATTTCGCGACGTGCTCCCGCAGGAGGCGGCGGAACGCGCCGTCATCGCCGACACTCTCTCGGGCGTGTTCGACGCATGGAGCTACGGTCGAGTCGAAACACCGGTCGCCGAAGAGTACGAGGTGCTCGCGGCGGGTACCGGCTCGAGCCTGGAAGGACGAGCGTTTCGCCTCTTTGACACTGACGGTGTTCTTCTGTCGCTGCGCCCTGAGATGACGGTGCCGATCGCGCGGCTCGTCTCCTCCCGTCTGCGCGACACGCCCGGGCCGCACCGCCTGAGCTACGTCGCAGACGTCTTTCGCGAGCACGTTTCGCTGCGCGGACAGGCTCGGCAGTTCACCCAGGCCGGAGTCGAGCTCGTGGGAGCGGCTGGTCCCGCCGCGGACGCAGAAGTCCTCACCATGCTCGCCGAGTCTCTCGACGCGACCGGCGCGCTCCGCTACACGATCGCGCTGGGTACGGTCGCGGTCTTGCGCGCCCTCCTCGAGGCGTCCGGCGGGGATGCGCAGTGGCGCTCGGCCGTCCTTGCGGCGGCCCACGAGCGCAATCTCGTGGAGATCGAGCGCCTGGCGGTGAGCGGGGGCATCGAACCCGCTGTGGCCGAGGCCATCCGGACCGTGCCGCGTATCCGGGGTGGCATGGAAGCGATCGAGCGGTGCCGCGCGGTTGCCGGGGAGTGCGGCTGCACCGAGGCGCTCGACGAACTTGGCACTCTGTGGGAGCTTCTCGAGTCGACGGGGGCCGCCGCGCGCGTGACCGTTGATTTTGGAGTGATGCGCTCCTTTGACTACTACACCGGCGTCGTTTTCGAAGTCTTGGCGCCCGGGCTCGGGCTCGCGATAGGCGGGGGTGGCCGCTACGACGCGGTCCTGTCGGTCTACGGCACGCCCGCTCCGGCCGCCGGGTTCGCGCTTGGCATCGAGCGGCTCCACATCGCGCTTGCCGAGCAGGGAGTGAGCATCCCGGTGCGCGGACTCGACACGCTCGTGTGCGGCACCGTTCCCGCCGAGGTCTTCGCGGCGGCGGCGCGGCTGCGCGCTACGGGATTGCGTGTGCGTATCGCCCCGGGGATGTCCGCGCCCGACGCTGTGTGCGCCGCGCGCGCGGCCGGCGCGCGCGAGGTGGTGCTCGCCGAGGGCGGCGAGATCGTGCGCCTCGACGCCGATGCCGATGCCGACGCCGACGCCGACGCCGATGGCGACGGCGCGTGCGCCGAGGTGTTGCCCGCACCGGCTAGCACCCCCGCGCCCGGCGGAGGTGCGCGATGA